From the genome of Labeo rohita strain BAU-BD-2019 chromosome 12, IGBB_LRoh.1.0, whole genome shotgun sequence:
tggcgaacatCCGCAGCCCTGCACAgctttgcttcaaccctaatcaaacacacctgaacaagctaattaaggtctgaagggttaacAGGAAGCTATAGGCATGTGAGTATTTATTAAGGTttaagctgaactctgcaggccTGCTGCTCTCTAGGGCTGTTGTTTGCCACCCCTGTTATATATAGTTTAGATTTTGAGGTGCAGttcacacattaaaaataaatattgtgtcATGCTTGAAGCAGGCACACTCAAGCTTCCTTTTTCTATATTTATGAGCACTTACATCTTAACTGAAGtctaactttttgaattttgaacattttggtcGCGTGGACTTTATATGTACGCACAAAAATGATGggagaatattaaaaatatcttgttcTCAAAAGATAAACAAGTTGGAATGACAAGATGAGAGTGAATGACAGGATTTTTGGATTAACTAACCCATGTTACTTAGTTGAACATGTATACGAGTTAAATCTTTTATCTGACAAGAATTTTATAACTTTAAAACATACCAAAAACAGGCCCTGGTGTCCAGCTTCCTTTGGCTCAACTAGTCAATCTGTAAAATGTAGGTtcaggtatatatatatatatgaccctggaccacaaaaccagtcttgagtcgctggggtttatttgtagcaatagccaaaaatacattgtatgggtcaaaattacagatttttcttttatggcagaaataattaggaaattaagtaaagatcatgttccatgaagatattttgtacaattcctactgtaaatgtatgaaaacttaatttttgattagtcatatacattgttaagaacattatttgaagaactttaaaggcaattttctccatattttgATCTCAGATTCCTGacatttaaatagttgtatctcggccaaatattgtcctatcataacaaactatacatcaataaaatttttcataaaaaatgacccttatgactggttttgtgatccatggtcacatatatatatacatatatatatttgaaactGACTAATCCAGTAACCAAATATCATTGTGATTGGTCCATCCATATCAGCGCTGAGAAAATTAACATCTACCACATGAGGGCTAGCACGCTCTCTGCGTGCTAGTTCAGTAAACGCTTAAGCAATAATTTACACTTTTATAACGATGTTTTGAATTCGAACTATAGTAAGGACTTTAAACGGCAGAATTATTACCAAGCCCCACTATGTTTCAAAGTCCCGCCCACTTCCAGAGCGAATCGTTTGAAAGAACCGATTCGCTCAGATGAATCGAATCACTAGAGGTCGCTGTAGCGACTCGCATCCTCCAGCAGTATTTCATTCCTCATTCTCTCATTGACTCATACTGATGCTCAATGATGGCGGATAGTGCGAGTGAGAGCGACACGGACGGAGCCACCCCTCAGTGCTCCTCATCCTCGTCCTCCTCCATCCTCATCTCTTCGTTCCGTCTAGAGGAGTTGTCGAACCGCCTGGCTTCTTTACAGCAGGAGAATAAAGTGCTGAAGATCGAACTCGAGACGTTTAAACTGAAGTGTAAAGCACTGCAGGAGGAGAATAGAGACTTGCGCAAAGCCAGTGTCACCATAGTGAGTcattcacaaatgtttttacactgaATACTTATTTACCTGAATGAAACTTTAAGCGAATAATAAGGAGTTTAACCATTTCGTGTGTTATTTAAACACATTAACAGTAACTGTTACAATACATTTACGGTTCACTGAAGCTAATGTGCTAATGATTAGCTTTTATTGTCTCTTATTTTCCGTTACGtcttgttaataataataataataaaaaaaaaaactaaacaagcaCCTTTTTGTCCCCTTTTAGTGACTCTGTTGATGTTTTGGTTGTGTTTAGAGTTTAAGAAACTGTCAGTGAAATTGTAATACTAGCATGAGCTAGCAGCACATGAATTAGTTAATTTGGGATAAGAATTACTCAGGGAATATCAGCTTTATTTTGATACAGCAACGTTATATAACTTTTCCTTAGTTAAGTAAACTAAATCAGTATCTTTATAAATAGTTAACAGAACTAGTGTGAAAACGTGGTATTTTGAATTGACATTACAGTTAAGTACAGTAGCATGTGCCAAATGTTCACGATCATTATAACTcataatatattaacatacGCAGTATTGCCGTGTTAAAAGATAGCTCGCTTTGGTTAGTTAGTGATTATTCTGTGGGTACGTTATGAGTCATCTGGTCTCTTGACTATTAATACGTAGTAGTACAGTTTACCCCTGTAAAGCTTGACATGAAATAATagttagaaatatatatatatatatatatatatatatatatatatatatatatatatatatatatatatatatatatttatcaagtTTCAATTTATTGAACGTAtagagaaaatataaaaattaatctaaaaaaagGTTTCACATTTTGGATCATATAACCTGATATATTAGAATTTGTGGTGCGTATAGTATGAATGTAGAggtttagaaataaaaaaaatgccttaATTTTATTCAGAAGACCAAGCTAagcaaaaatattcaaattgatGTTATTGCTTATATTTTTATGGACAAAAAGTAAGATGAAATTCTGATACCTTGTAATTTAAACATTTGAGATCTATAACAGTATAGCAGACTACTTACATAGAGTGCGtataaatgtcatatttgtCACTCTATATATCCAAGTAATGTCTTAttaagatgatatttaaatgcttaattttattatcaatttatTATCAGTTGTGGGGACAAAACACATTGCAATCCAATGTAATGATGATTGAGGGATGATGTGCATTTTAACATGactttacaacaacaacaaaaaaagattttttgctaaaaaaaagccTAAGTTGCTTCAATGCAGTACCtttcatcttgaaatattaccAACAGTATGAAAGTTATTcttacatttactgtataagaaatgtttaaaactttaGAGCAAAAAGACAAATGTAATAGATTGTGTAGAACAGGTTTTTTTTAGCAAAGTTTTGTTTATGTCAATAGTTTAGAGGCCTTAGAAATtcatgtatcaaatatgatactgtAGACTTTGTAGGGTTAACCAAATCTAGCATGCTCATTGAGTAGGTAATGCAAATCATCATCTGAATGATGGTTTGATTTATATGAGCATGAAATAATGATGATGTACTTGTGCTACAGTACTGTAAAACAGTACAGCATAATCTTTCATGAGTTGTTTTGGTTGCTAGTTAATATTTGATGATTATCTGACAGTTGTTCTTGTGTGTTGTCAGCATGTGTTTATGAGTTCAATCAGAAGTGAGAAAGCAGCTGGTCTCTGGCTTGATAAGGTTTTTTTCACCCCAGCACTGAGTTCTTTAtcatcatgcatttttttttattctctcaGGGTCTGCAGATGGCTTTTAATAACACCTGTATGTAGAAGTAACATCTTTTCTGTTAAACTTTCAGTTCCTTATATGTCATGCACATGGGTTTTGGAGTGCATTGTGAATTGGTTTTTACAAGCCAGATGAACTTGGCTTGCCTGTATAAATTGTCCTGAAATGCCGTCGATTTATCCTCATTCATGATGTTTTCCCAAGCCCAGTTTTGCTGCTTTCATCATTTCTTTAAATTGTTGCAGCTGCATTTAGAAACCGACTTCGTGCTTGTAAGGTTTTTGTTCTGCATTCATTAGTCAGGAAGGCCATTTTATGCTTGTTATAAGTCAATCTGATTCTATGCAGGTTGTGAAATATCAAGAAGTGTTGCTTTATGATTCACCCAGTTCTAGTACCATATGACACTAAGAACTCCACTGTCACACAGTTAAGCAATTCTTCACAATATGCTGTGCTGGTAAAAGGTCTTGAGCAAAAATGTGAATCCTTGTCTACACAATGCACAATGGCTTGCACAAGATACAATGATATTTAGAGGGACAACTCTTAGAGAGCAAGttaggaatagtttacccaaaaatgaaaattgattgAAAATTTACTCTCCCTCAGGCCATTCATTATGTAggtgagtttctttcttcatcagatttggaaaaatttcgtattacatcacttgctcgccaatggatccactgcagtgaatgggtgccgtcaaaatgacagctgataaaaacatcacgataattcacaagtaattcacacaactccagtccatcagttaacaccttgtgaagcaaaaagctgcatgtttgtaagaaacaaatccatcaaggtgtttaaactttaaaccattgcttgtAGACAAAATAacagtccataatccataataatgcttcctccatctgttgtcctctcacatcaaaatccaccaacgtatttgtttagaactgttttagacttttttgttttgtgattgatctgttcatatttttcagaagactttttaaatgtaatttatggaTAGAGTTTTCATATTCAAGCTGGAAGCAGcagtttgaaattaaaaaatatctcaattaaaaataaaaagttgctcCAGATCCATTTTGATAAAGGAACGAacacatctacatcttggatggcctacattttcagcaaattgtcattttgggtgaactattctttaaacaaaaagctttttgttcatttgttcaaaGTATGCCCATTGTATACGCATGCAAAGTACAGAAATGTGTTTGTTGCTCAGATTCAACCATATAAGGTTAATGAAACACAACTAACTGTTACTGATGTATTTTCAGCAGCTGTTGACTAACATCATTGTgctttctaaaatatatttttttagcaagCGAGAGCAGAACAAGAAGAAGAGTTCATCAGTAACACCCTGTTCAAGAAGATTCAGGCCctgcagaaagagaaagaaacattAGCGGTCAACTATGAGAAGGAAGAGGAGTTTCTCACCAATGAGCTATCTCGCAAACTTATGCAAGTAAGTGCTCAGCTGTTGTTTGGTATGTGAATAGGATTTGTTTTCTGTGCTATGCACTAAAGGATGGGCGCTAACATAGCTACATTTTCCACTTTCACCAAAGCATTGAGGGTTGCATCAAAAGAGCAAATGTAGAGCAcaagttaaagtaaaagaagATGGTTTACACCTTTTGCGTTCAAAGTCCTAGTGATAAGTCACTGAGGGGGAGTACAGGAAGTGTTGTTCAAGGTTTGCTCTGTAAGCGGCCTTGACCAAACcttctgggatcatttaaacacacacagcctTGTTAAGAGTGATAGATTGCAGTTTCTGAGCTCACCTACCAAGGACAAAGCTTCCTCAAAAAGCCTCTCCCAGTTCCACCATGCTTTTGAGGTTTATACAGCTTTGCGACAGTGATTCATGCACTTTAAAGGGAACTGCTTTAGCAATGCCGTCTTTAAGGAACTTGTTATAGCTTACAGGGTCAGGGGAATTCTGTTTGTCCTCAATTTTTGTGGAAcatgagagaaagagacagagatggATTGGGGAGTAGAGAGCTGCAGAGAAGCATATGGTCACCTGTGGTTATACACATTTCATCACAGATGGGAAAATGTTGAGTCATGGTTAGCAGTTTGTTGGAAGTGCAGCTGTAAGCACTCAGACTCAACAAATTCCAGCTATAGTTGGAATTGGAGAGCGGTTTTATTtgaaaaaccaaaaccaaatgATTTTCATGATGTCagctccaatcttcagtgtctcatgatccctcagaaatcatgctGATTTGGAGCTCAAGAAAAGTTTTATtatagggatgcacgatattggatttttgctgaTATCCGATAcgccaatattttttttaactcgtATATCAACCCagtatatttccttttgtttggaaacaacaccaagtctctTCTATGTGGAAATTATAAgctaattatttgtaattttggtTACTTTTAAACTTGTGTTGTCACGCTACGAACATTTTGCCTTTGATACGATACCggactaaaatatcacaatactaaTACTGAACCcatactaagaaaaaaaaaaaaaaaacagaacaacacGAAAAGTAACTGaatccaaatggagatcatagtttttttttatctattaaaacaaagcatttcatccccactttaaaataaaataaaataataaaacctattttatgatatagtaatttaaatttacaaccACAGTTTATATCATAACATAgtcatttgttgttattttatctttatcaataagaacctagatgcaaggaacaaactaaaggacaactacaataaaacaaaaacaatgaaataaagagggccctatgaaatcggttttattttttcctcagattccatttaaatttttctagactctattttaatggttgcataaaaaaatatttagcaaaaagcatttctaattaatttaaatcatgaaacttgcagaatttaacggcaatttattaaaagttttaaaaaatgatgtttttaaggccctgtgaaatacgttttattatttttctcaaattcagttttttttgtgaatctctgttttccattaattttctggattctattttaatcgtttcattactttttaataatcaaaagcatgtatAATGAATTTATCAAGGCGCTACAGTGAACAAAAGTACAACaacgctcataactcctaaactgtcagtCGCTCAggtgtcttatgttgttggaaCCCTTGGCTCATGCTGGACAAAACACACTCAGATTTGTTTGTGAGCAAAATTTTCtagtattttggatttttggaaaaaactacttttgtgaactattcATAGGTATTTTGCCTAATCGGAACCAAActagtgcagaaagattctctagAAAAACGTTTAACTTTTGCCCCGCCGTCACAAAGGGGCGCCAAAACgttgaaaggggcagggccacttttagtaaaatgcctataactcggCATGACATATCtccgccaaactcagaacacttatgtaagagctcagtctgaggtcacaggaaaaaaaaattgctgagcTTGGCCACTTGTTGGCGCTATAGGAGGggagaaaaaacataaaaatggatataactgcacaaccatttatcccatcaacatgaaaattggtgtgcaTGGTCTTGGTCTAAGTTTTTCAGTCAAACTGGAAAAAgccactgcagtacaattctctggactctctcttatcaaaaatgttgaaatttaccctttgagAAATTTAACccaaatttaccccaaatcctataaagcctgaaCAAAACCCCAAAACTATacgaaacctgctgagcacatgcaacaggtgattctaaacaagcatgcaaagttttaaggggatcggaagacagctggcactatatatatgtgtgtgtatatctatatgtgtcatgtttgtgatttatttttttatgttttttgttttttgttttttgttttgtttttattcatgtaagctatagcttatgacttttaaatcaaaacatactcatgattttatgacatcaattactgctttatttaattagaaacagtctaaatgttattggtgtattttactttcattttattagaagtaggcCAACAGCGCCCCCTGCGGAATTAAAACTTCTTAATATCATGCATCGCTAGTTTGTTActataatcagtgttgaaaaggGCTGATAATatactatatggaaaaaaaaaatattagcactTTGTCTAAAATTGCCCCCTATACCCTTAAATAGAGTACTATTGGAGAGGATGGCCATTTGTAGTGGCCTCCGAAACCATTGTGGATGTTATCGAGTGCACTCATTTAATCCTATAATGCACCGCAATAACAAGTGTACAACTGATGTACACTCAGCAGCTAGAGAATACCCAAAATGCTCTGTGAAAAAGCACTTTAGTAGTGGAGCTGCCAGTTTGCTAAGTTTTGCATTGATTCCAACACATTCTTCGTTTCTTGAGCAGGTTAAGTCTGGCACGcattattttcacagtttttaaaatCCGTTTTCTCCATTTCTTGCTCAGTTGCAACATGAGAAAGCCGAACTGGAGCAGCACTTAGAGCAGGAGCAGGAGTTTCAGGTCAACAAACTGATGAAGAAGATCAAGAAGCTGGAGAACGACACAATCTCTAAACAGCTCACCTTAGAACAGGTAACTCCATCTGATTTTTCGTAATGAATGCTAACTGATTGTTTTCAGTtctttgcatatatttaaactctttttgtgttcttttagCTTAGACGTGAAAAGATCGACTTGGAAAACACTTTAGAGCAAGAACAAGAAGCTCTTGTGAATCGGCTATGGAAACGCATGGACAAACTGGAAGCAGAAAAAAGGCCAGTACAGTTTTGTTGTCAGAAGCTGCTGCTTTATGTAACACTGCCACGGCTCACCTCAGATATATAAACACCTTGTAACTGAGAAAGTAGTGATGCCACTTTGAATATTTGAAGTGCCCTACATGTGCTGAACACCTGCTTATGTGTTTTATAGGTTAgttatatgtgtacattttctttcCATCCTGACTTTTAGTGGTTAGGTTGAAAGAAAGAGATTTACAGATCTGTTTTGTTCCAACCCTGCAGGATTCTTCAGGAGAAGCTTGACCAGCCTGTCTCTGCGCCGCCGTCCCCAAGAGACATCTCCATGGAGATCGACTCACCTGAGAATATGATGCGACACATCCGATTTCTCAAGAGTGAGGTGGAGAGGCTGAAGAAGAACCTCCGCACTGCAGACCTACAGCGTAAATACCAGAATGCATTACACTTACTCTTGGCCTTTtggcaatttttaaaataaaaactgcccATAATTACGTCAACAGTATAGCATGCAATTAATCAAATTCATTCTTTCATGAATATTCTTGCAAAGAAATTATTTGTCTTTATAAtcttttatcaaaatgtaataaattgcaCTGCCCCAGAAACAATGTCACCTAGACcacaatgtattaaaatgatcaaaagtgacggtGAAGTCTTGTTTTCACCATTGTAGCctggtgttgttgttttttaatggtATTACATTTTATGCCCACTAGATGGCAGTATATACCTGAACAAGAAGAAAAGTGACCAGGTCTTGTGGCCTTTTGTATGTTTAAGTCTATGACACCATATGGTGTCAATTATATCAAAGCGTGGATTTGTGAAGAGTTGAAGTAATCACAAGTTATGCTGATCTGTTATCACAAGACATTTTCAATGTTTCAGCAAAACCTCATCAGTGTCAACTAcaaaatgcaaccttggtgacatttaaataaacttgcATATGGTTAATAAATGTAGGATTCGAGCGAAAACATTTTTCGTTACTtgaaatgatatatatatatatatatatatatatatatatatatatatgtatgtatgtatgtatgtatgtatgtatgtgtgtgtatgtgtatatatgtatatgtgtttattattattatttttattattatatatttttttacttttttaacacatcagccaatttaaaattttatttagtttaacttgatgtaataaaataactaaaactaaagtaaaatcaattcaaactatattacatattaaaaaaggaagaaaaaatcctaataaaaatgacaaaaacgcacaacaaaaaagaaaaaaaaaagaaaaaagacattttaaaatatattcaaatagataaATGTTACAGTGtttcctgtactttggatcaaataaatacaggcttggtgagcagaagagaattctttataaaaacattaaaaatcttaacggtgtaaaaacatttgactggtagtgtaaatataatattaaaatataaaggacaataaaaaacacacaactcTTGCATGCAAGTCATTAGTGCCCAAAAGCCGTGTTTCCACTGAGAGCATTATTGCATAGAATCTGTTATTGTGCTAAacttaacaaaaactataacagtTTTTCAAAGATTCTAAGATTCTATTGTTGAACATGCGGTATGCTGTGTTGCGGCAAGTGAAAGTTCCAGAACTTGCACACGGTCATATGCTTTTTGTCATATTGATCTCATTTGGTTGTCTCATGGTTGTGAATGTGAACAGGTGTACTGTGACTTTGCCATAAAGATAAGCTCTGCTCAttgcagtgtttgtgtgtttatagaTACAGAGAAGAGGGCTCAGTACATAGAAGAAGAGCGTCACATGCGGGAGGAGAACATCCGCCTGCAGAGGAAGCTCCAGAGGGAGGTGGAGCGTAGGGAGGCATTGTGCCGGCAGCTCTCTGAGAGCGAGTCCAGCTTGGAGATGGACGATGAGAGGTACCCACAGCCCAAACATCACATGTAACACTAGAGCCATGCATATGTATTGTCTATGACAATGGTTGACAGCTACGTTTCTGGAGCCCCCAATACTGCACTTCACCTAATCAAAACTGTGATTGTAAGAATATAGAAGATTATGCAAGGCTTTTGGAGTCCGCTGCCAACAACAGGCCTGGCCTAACCAGCCAATGTACCAGCACGAAAAAAACATTCAACATGGTACtatataattatcatttttgatgaaatcccagaAAATATTGTCTGTGTCACACCTACTGCTTCACTTAGACGCTCTGTTTTATCAGTTCATTTTCCTGATGAATATTTTAACCTTTACTAATTGTTTTGCAGGTACTTCAATGAGATGTCCGCTCAAGGACTACGTCCCCGTACTGTATCCAGCCCCATTCCCTACAGCCCATCCCCATCCTCCAGCAGACCCATCTCACCAGGTACACCACACTCgcttgaaaaatattaaatgcatctttgctgattcacttgatcattttcatttgtttttgaaaattgtttgaGTGTATGAGTCACAGATTCTATCGTggtattttgtaataataaaaacaatacactgGTTACTCAAATTCATGAGAgaacaaaagtaaaatttttcAATTCTTCATAAACTGACATAGTCAGATTCAGTCCCCACCTGTCTTCAGGTGCTGGCCAACATTTCTTAAAAGAACAGAACATTAAGGACTGGATCTTTCAAGGTTCAAAGTTACAAAATGCATCAATAAAAGTGCTTCAGATGACTCTGTGTTACTATATTGCTAGTGTTTGATAGATGTTGGTCAATTCTTTTTACAAGGCTATGTTGTTAACATATTCAGTTTGATAGCTATGTTTCcattattctgtttttatgcggattttgaagtatcgcatcagaaacaAGTGATGGAAATGCCACATTTCGAATAAAAATCccttaatttgcaaaaatgtttttacgctcgattgaggtggtttttgacttgtgtaAAGAAGGGTTAATgcgaataatgggagatggaaacgTATTTGCCGAATAAATTCCTTCATACGCATCAAAAAAAGTCATGACTGCGCTATGGGACGGCAGAACCCATCTAACCAGTGGACCGATCTTGttccacagcatctgaaatgttatggtcattctgaaatgcctgagcaaagtctgtcgtcaaagtatttctgtataattgcctcccagaactgtcttacacAACTGCATTCCCAAACAGTAGGGCTGTTCGATTCTGAAAATTTTGGAATCAAGTCCAATTCTgattcctggttctggaatcgTTGAGATTTgattccaagaatcgattcctcacggttgttttcgattcttgttttctttttagattggaggaacctaatttcgcCATGACTATAGGATATACAGGTCTTAGAAAGTAGCCTGATCATAAtattaagctttatttttaaaaattaagatacatttctgtatttaaattgaaattttgtctgcattgcacatgaaattagtcatagccAACAGCGCAGCAGTGGACAACTGGACATGCGTTTATTGCATGAATAGAACAAGGCACGTTTCGGCTGAATGATGTGTACTTCAATGCCGGTAGCCTATGCTTTGtgcaaaattaacaaactgaaacaaaataaccagaacaacaacactgatataagaGCTAGTAGTTTATCTGTCAAATCAGATGAGCTCTCAGCCAATGATCTGTGCTCTCTgcgttttctttcagaattatcaTTGAATCGTTTTTAAACTGGTGCATTAAAATGATCTGTCTGAAAGAATCTTATTAGCAGGCAAGGCTGCATCCACAAACTCAAATGAGCTCAGTACCGACTcctttcattcagtttattttcgtgAATCGATGTTCAGCAACGTTAGTAATTTTGGATTTAAACCCGATTTATGTAGTGATAGCCAATTTGAGTATGAATGTTCTTTTAGATCAGATATTTTCAACGCATTAATCAAAATTGCAAAACTGAATGATCcactaatgttaatgtttagtTAACTTACTGGCTCAAGTATGTACATGTATTTGTGTTAATTTGAACACAAATACATGAGGATTTGAATTTCTAATCTTACAGAACTCCCTATGTATTGTTGTTGCCTTGAAAATGGCAACCAGTATATCGCTGATTTCTGTACATGGTTTGTTTTTCAGGGTTGTCATATGCAAGTCACACAGTGGGCTTCACCCCGCCAACTACACTGACCAGAGCAGGCATGTCCTACTACAATACACCCGGCCTGCACGTCCACGTAGGAGCCTCACACGGCATTGCAGTGAGTTTCTTCTGGTCTGCGCCATCATGATTGTCTGTTTtccctcactctctctcttaAGCCTTCTTCCCTAGTGTGTGTACTATACTTGTTCAAGTTTGGTTTACTTAAAGCGCACATGACCCTTGTAAGTCTACGTACTTGGCTGTACGTATGCACAGGCATTCACGTCAAAACTAACGGCACATcacactatgaaaaaaaaaaaaagttgattcatttacaaagattttattttgaataaacagcTGTTATTACATCTGTTCAGACTAGATATTTGCATACTGTCAgtgtaacagtttttttttttttttttttttttttttgtattgggGGGTGTTCTAATCGCTTTTGTCACACTACAAAGAAAACTGGCCAACCAGTAAGATTTGGGATTTCAGCCACAATTTGGTGGCTCAGGAACAGAGTattgtactaagtgacagtCATTATCAGTGGAAGAATCCAGAAATGC
Proteins encoded in this window:
- the ccdc6b gene encoding coiled-coil domain-containing protein 6b; amino-acid sequence: MMADSASESDTDGATPQCSSSSSSSILISSFRLEELSNRLASLQQENKVLKIELETFKLKCKALQEENRDLRKASVTIQARAEQEEEFISNTLFKKIQALQKEKETLAVNYEKEEEFLTNELSRKLMQLQHEKAELEQHLEQEQEFQVNKLMKKIKKLENDTISKQLTLEQLRREKIDLENTLEQEQEALVNRLWKRMDKLEAEKRILQEKLDQPVSAPPSPRDISMEIDSPENMMRHIRFLKSEVERLKKNLRTADLQHTEKRAQYIEEERHMREENIRLQRKLQREVERREALCRQLSESESSLEMDDERYFNEMSAQGLRPRTVSSPIPYSPSPSSSRPISPGLSYASHTVGFTPPTTLTRAGMSYYNTPGLHVHVGASHGIARPSPRRSNSPDKFKRPTPPPSPNTQAGVQPPPPPPPALHPTSSQAAPLQQQQPQQQSLQP